In Natronococcus sp. AD-5, the genomic window ACCACGGCGGACGGTCGTGACGGCGAACCACGTCGCGAGGACGACGAGCGAAAACCCGACCGTCCACCGCAGGAAGTACGTCGGGTCGGTTAGGACGGGGAGCAGGGCGTCGGCCTCGACGGCCGCTTGCAACCGGCCGGTCGACGCGCTCGCGGCTACCGCGACCGGGTACGCGTACGCACACGCGAGGAAAAAGAACACCAGCGCGGTCGACGAGACGAGCGAGAACAGTCCCGCCTCGTTTTTGAGCGCGAGCGCCTCCGGCGTCTCCGTCAGCGAACGCGCCAGCAGGACGGTCGACGGGACGAGCAACGCGGCCGCCAGCGCGAGGGCCCCGAGACCGGACCGGACTACCGCCCGTGCGGACGGCCGCGGTCGCCGCTCGTCGGAACCGAGCACGAACGCCGTCGTTCCGAGGAGGACGACGACGCCGGTGAGCGCGACGAGCGCGGGGACGAGCGCGACCGTCGACGGTACGAACGCCGCCGCGTACCGCAGTCCGACCGCGATCGCGACGACGCTGACGCCGCTCCTGAGCAGCGCCGCCCGGCCGATCTCGTCGCCGACCGGGTACCGAAGCGCATCGCCGATCATGTCCGTCCCCGGCGACGCTCCTCGATCGGTCGATCGATCCCTTCCGTACCCATACGCGGCGAGTGGTGCGGTCGGGGCAAAAACGTCGCGATCCCGGCCGTGACGTCGCGGACGTCGTCGTCGACACCGTCGCCGCGGTCGCTCTCTCGACCGCGCCGTTTCCCGCAGGCGGCGGGTTACGGCCGATCAGGTGAAGTCCACCGAAAGGCCGACGTCGTCGGAACGAGCGCGCTCTCGCAGGGCCGTCTGCAGGTTCTTCCGCCCCGTCTCGTGAGCGCCTCGAGCGTCCTCGAGGTCGACGTCGTAGACCGCCGGCGTCGCCCAGAAGAACGTACGGGAACTGGCGGTGTCGACGACCAGCGACGCCAGTCCGAGGCGGCGCTGGAAGATCGACCGCCGCGTCGTGACGGTCTGGATGCGGTAGTACGGGATGACGGTCGTTCGTCGGCGCCAGAACCCGCGTCGAATCACCAGGTGCTCCTCGCCGACGTAGTAGCCGAGGTGGACGTACCGCAGGTGCGCCGCCGGCGGCACCGCCGCGAAGACGACCGCGGCGAGGTACCAGCGCTCGAGCGGCGTCACCCGGGCGATTGCGAAGCCTATCGCGACGGTCGCGGCGGCGATCAACGAGTACCGGACGAGGTACCGGCGGCGCGCGAGCGGCGGCGGCCCCTCGAACGTCGGCGTCTCGACGCCCGCGAGGCTCTCGGTGAACCGGTGAACGCGGGACGTTCGGGCGAGCGGGACGGCCGACTGGCTGCCGCCGCTGCTGTCCGGTCCGTAGCCGGCCGTTTCGACCCACAGGCCGGCGTACTCGATCGCGCGCTGGATCGGGTTGTCGGTGACCGTCACCGACTGCACCTTCCCGACCGGAATCGAGCCGCTGTAGCGCTGGAGGAGGCCGCGCTCGTAGACGAAGTCGTCGCCGACGCGGCCGAGCCGGAAGTCGTAGTACGTCGCGAACGTGTAGGCGACGCTGACCAGGTAGGTGACGACGATCCCGTGGATCATCGAGACGACCGTCAGGACGCCGTAACTCCGCGCGTCGCCGGTCGCGAGGTCCGCCGGACCGCCGAACGGCCGCGAGAGGGCGACGAGCGCCTCGAGAACCGTGTCGGTCGCGAGGAAGAACACGAACCCGATCGCCGCGACCGCGGCGGGTCGCAGCGTCGTCAGCGAGTACAGGAGGAGTTCCCGCGACTCGAGGGCGAACAGCCGCTTTCGCCGGGGCTCACGACGGCGGTCGGACGACGGAATCGATCGCCGATCCGCGGCTCGACGATCGGTTTCGCTCGCCTCCGTCCGCTCACCCGACTTCACGCCCTCCGGCGGTGTCTCCGCCGTTAGCTTCGACTCCGTCGACCCGGTCGAGGGCGCGTCGGAGCGGTCGTTCACCCGGGCCGTCCGACGACGAATCTGGTGCCGTAATCTGTCGGCGTCCGTCTTGCTGACGAAGTTCAGCGCCGCCTCGCTGTCCCCGCCGCCGGCCGTCTCGACGGTGACGACGGCGAGGCCGAGCAGTCGCTGCAGCACGCCTTGCCGCACGTCGACGTTCTGGATCCGCCGGTACGGGATCTCGCGGGACCGGCGGGCGAACACGCCGGAGGCGACGTCGAACGTGTCCGGCGTGACGGCGTATCCGAACCGATAGTAGTACGCGACGCCGTAGCCGGCGCCGAGGAGGAATCCGAGCAGCGCGACGAGCGGCGACCACGCCATCCCGACGGGATCGACGACGCCCGCGAGTCCGATGACGAGAACGACGGGAACCCAGAGCCAGAGCAGTCCGTACTGGACGGCGTACGCGGCCGCGCTGAACGGATGGAGTCGGTTCATACGGCGTCTTCAGCCTCGCTCTCGACGGCGAGTTCGCGGAGCGTATCCTGCAGGTCCCGCGCCCGGTTCGGCCGCAGTCCGGGGATTCGGACGTCCGCGTTCCGCGAACCGGCCGTGTAGACGACGACGCTCGAGAGCCCGAGCGCCCGTTCGACGGGCCCGAACTGCGTGTCGACGTGCTGGACGCGGACGAACGGGACGGCGGTCTCGACGAACGTGACGACGCCGCGTTCGAGGTAGAGCGCGTCCGGCTGGAGTTCGAACTGCCAGACCTGGTAGAGCCGGATGGCGTACGCGGCGCCGACGGCGACCGCGGCGCCGACCACGACCGCCAGTCCGACGGTCGGGACGGACGCGATCCACCGATCGACGGCGCCGAGCACGGCGCCGAGAACGATCGCCACGATCGCCGTCTGGGCGATCCAGAGGATCCTGATACGCGGATGAAGCGACTCCATACGGGTATCCTATCAGGAACGAAGGATAAAACTGCGGTTCGGCCGGCGGTGGCCCGACGGGAAGTGCGTACCGTCCGCGGATCGGACGGCGCGCCGGTCGAGCGACGGACTGCCGGATCAGTCGCGGGTCTCCCGTCCGGCGCGCATCGCCTCGAACGCGTTGCCGATCGGGTGGTACCCCGGTTCGACCGCCGGCTCCGGACGCGGCTCGAGCGGCTCCCCCTCGGGCGTGACGCCCGTCCGCCAGTTGCCGTACCGCGGGTTGACGAGCGCGCCGTGGGCGTACGCCCAGCAGTCGTCGTACCACTCCCAGTAGGAGTCGTCCTCGGTGCGGGAGCCGAGCACCGCCGCGGCGCCGATCGCCTCCGCGACCGGCCACCCGTACCGGTTGGCGACGAGCGGCTCGCCGTCTCGATCGACCGTGTAGTAGAAACCGCCGCGGTCGTCGTCCCAGCCGTACTCGACCGCGGCGTCGAACAGCTCGGTCGCGCGCTCTACGAACCACGCCTCGTCCCGGTGGCGATCGAGGGTTCCCAGGAGCTTCGCCCACTCGAGCTGGTGGCCCGGCTGGTACCCCCACGGTCGGAACGTGTGTTCGGGCTCATCGCGGTTGTACGCCCAGTCGGGCTCCCAGTCGGCGGTGTAGTGCTCCCAGACGAACCCGTGGTCGGCGTCGGGATCCGCGGGGGTTCGAACCAGCTCCGCGAGGTCGACGGCCTGCTCGAGGAAGCGCGACTCGCCGGTCGCCTCGTAGGCGGCGATCGACGCCTCGCAGAGGTGCATGGTGGCGTTTTGGCCGCGGTAGGGTTCCACTTCCGACCAGCCCGGGCTCGCCTTCGCGACCGGGAGTCCGTGGTCGGGGTCCCAGAATCGGTCGCGAACGAGATCCTGGGTCCGCTCGAGCCCCTCTCGCGCGCCCTCGAGGCCGACGGTCGTCCCCGCGGCGCAGGCGAGCAGGGCGAAGGCGTGGCCGTAGCAGTACCGATTCCGGTCCCGCGGCTCGGTGCCGTCCAGAATCCAGTCGTACCCGCCCGCCTCGTCGTCCCAGTGCTCGGTCAGGAGAAATCGCAGGCCGCGTTCGGCCGCGGGTCGACACCACCGCGGGCCGTCGATCCGCGCGCCGACGCAGTGGGTGAACGCGTACCGGGCCGTCGCGACGAGGTGTTTCGTCCGGCCGTCGTAGACGTGGCCGTCCTCCTCGTCCAGCTGTGCGACGTACCCGCCGTGGACGCGGTCGACGCCGGCCGGATGGTAGAATCCGAGCACGTTCAGGACGTGACCGCGGAGCGCCCGTTCGTCGCGAAACGCGGAGCGTACCGTCGTGTCCATACGCGCCGGAACGGCGACGGCCCCCCTAAGCGTTCGGTGTCTCGCTCTTGGGTCGGCGGCGGTCGCGTCCCCCTACTCGAGTTCCTCGTACTCCTCGGGCGTGTACGTCGAGAGCTCGAGCGCGTGGATGTCGGTCGTCATGTGATCGTCGAGCGCGTCGTAGACCCGCTGGTGTTGCTGAACCAGCGGGAGTTCCTCGAAGGCCGGCGAGACGACCGTCGCCGCGAGGTGGTCGTCGTCGTGTTCGTCGCGCGCGTGCGTAACCGTCGCGTCGGCGTCCTCGAGTGCCGATTCGATGACCGCCTCGACGTCGTCGGGCTTCATACGAGACCGATCGGCCGCTCGGGGCAAAAGCGCCGCGGTCGACGGCGCGCGACCACGAGACTTATGCTCGCCGGAAAGCGTGTCGGGAATATGTCACTCGCAAGCGAGACGCGCACCGCGGTCGACGAACACCCGTTTCTCGTGGCCGCGCTGCGGGCCGGCGTGGTGAACTACACCGCGGCCGCCCGATACCTCGACGTCGACGGCGAGGTCGACGCGGTGGCGACGGCGATTCGCCGGTACGCCGAGGAACTGCCGGCGTTCGAGACCGACGCGCGCGACGTCCGCGTCAGGATGGAGAGCGGGATCACCCCGATCTCGGCGGACGGTTCGCACCCGGAAACGGCGCTGCTCGCCGTCGGCGGAACGTCGTTCCGGACCGACGGCGGCGAGCTGACCGCGATCGTCGCGACCGGCGCCGTCGATACGACCGCCCTCGCGGAGTCGCTGCAGCGGCTCTCGCTCGCGGAGATCGCGCCGGTCGCCGCCGGCGTGAGCGAGGGCGCGATGATGCTCATCGTCGAGCGCCTCGAGGGGGCGAACGCGCTGCGCGCGGTCGAGGACGCGCTCGAGCGCGTTCCCGCGACGTAGTCCTTCGGGAGCGGACCACCGGAAAGGTACTTGCGGCCCGCTCGCGGAGTGCTATCGATGACGATCTCGAGAGCCGTACTGATCATTCCGGAGTCGAACGGCCGGTCTCGCCCGCGAACGCCCGTCGATCCCGGGCTCGGGAGGGAGAGAGAATGACCGACGATCGGACGCAGGTGGCGATCGCCTGCCAGGGCGGCGGGAGCCACACCGCCTTCACCGCGGGCGTCCTCCGCGAATTCCTCTCGCAGTGGCAGCGGCGGGAGGAGACGTTCGAGCTGGTCGGAATCAGCGGCAGCTCCGGCGGCGCGTTCAACGCGCTCGCGGTCTGGTACGGACTCGTCACCGGGGACGAGTCGACGGCGATCGCGATCCTCGACGAGCTCTGGGACGACATCGCCGCGAACGACGCCCTCGACCAGCTGTTCAACGGCTGGGTGACGGCGTACGCTCGGCTCGAGAGTGTCGGCGTCGGCTTCCCCCAGGTGAGTCCGCACCACTCGCCCGCGGCCAAGTGGAGCCAGCAGCAACTCGCCGACCTCCTCGAGCGCCACGTTCCCATCGGAGAGATTCCCACCCTCTGTGCGGCCGAGGTGCCGAACCTGGTCGTCGGCGCGGTCGACGTCAACGCCGGCGAGTTCGTGACGTTCGTCAACGACGACGTCACGATCGACGCCGTCCTCGCCTCGGCCGCGATACCGGGACTGTTCGAGTCCGTCGAAATAGGCGGCCACCGCCACTGGGACGGACTGCTCTCACAGAACCCGCCGGTCGGGGACCTGCTCTCCCTTCCCGGCGACCGGACGCCCGACGAGCTGTGGATTATCCAGATCAACCCCCAGACCCGGCCGGAGACGCCGACCTCGCTTTCCGAGATCGCCGACAGGCGCAACGAACTCGCGGGCAACATCTCGCTGAACCAGGAGCTTCGCATCGTCGAACGGATCAACGAGTGGATCGAGGGCGGCTACTTCGACCACCCGGGGTACACGACGACGGCGGTCAGGCGCATCGAGCTGACGGGCTACCACCAGTCGACCAAGGTCGACCGCGATCCCGACTTTCTCGAGCAACTCGCGGCCGAAGGCGAGGAACGGGCCGCGGCGTTTCTCGACGACCGGGCGTCGGAGTGAGCGCTCGTCGCGGACGAACGACGCCTCGAGAGAATCGGCGCGAGCGACGTCCACCACACTGCTTAACTGCCGTCCGGAAAAAATCAGGGTAATGACCCTGCACGTGACGAACACGTTGACGGGCGAGAAGGAGCCGTTCGAGCCACAGGACCCCGAGAACGTTCTCCTCTACTACTGTGGTCTGACGGTCTCCGACCCGCCCCACCTGGGCCACGCGCGCTCGTGGGTCCACGTCGACGTCATGCACCGCTGGCTCGAGCACCTCGGCTACGGCGTGCGTCACGTCGAGAACTTCACCGACGTCAACGAGAAGATCGTCGCCCGCGTCGGCGAGGACGACCTCGGCGAGGACGAGGCCGACGTCGCGGCGGCGTACATCGAGCGGACGCTCGCGGACATGCGCTCGCTCAACCTCCTGCGCGCGGAGGTCTACCCTCGCGTCTCCGAGCACGTCCCCGAGATCGTCGACCTCATCGAGACCCTGATCGAGAAGGGCTACGCCTACGAGTCCGACGGTTCGGTCTACTTCGACGTCACCGAGTTCGACGGGTACGGCGCGCTCTCGAACCAGGATCTCGAAGAGATCGAGTCCCAGGGCGATCCCGACGAACGCTCGGAGAAGCGAAACCCGGCGGACTTCGCCCTCTGGAAGGCCGACGGCGTCGAACCGGACGCGATCGAAGAGCACCGCCACGAGGGCGCGGCGCCCGCCGAGGAGGCCTGCGGGACGGCCCTGACCTGGGACTCGCCGTGGGGCGAGGGCCGGCCCGGCTGGCACGTCGAGTGTTCGGCGATGAGCATGACCCACCTCGGCGAAACCCTCGATATCCACGTCGGCGGCCGAGATCTGGTCTTCCCCCACCACGAGAACGAGATCGCCCAGTCCGAGGCGGCGACCGACCGCCGGTTCGCGAAGTACTGGCTCCACTGCGAACTGTTCCAGATGGGCGACGAGAAGATGTCCTCGAGCCTCGGTAACTTCGTCACCGTCGACGACGCCGTCGACCGGTGGGGGACGAACGTCCTCCGGACCTTCCTCACCGCCGGCGCGTACAACAACGCGCAGCTCTACTCGGACGAGACGATCGCTGAGGCCGAAGAGCGGTGGGATCGCCTCGAGCGCGCCTACGAAGCGGCCGTCGACGTCGTCGACTCGCCCGACGTGAGCGCGAAGGTCGCGGACGAGGACCTCCGCGAGGCCGTCGCCGACGCCCGCGAGGAGTTCGCGGCCGCGATGAACGACGACTTCAACACCCGCGAGGCCCAGTCGGCGCTGCTGGAAATCGCGACGGCGATCAACCGCCACCTCGAGGACGCCGACGAGTCCGACTACCGCGGGCTGCGCCGGGCGCTCGAGACGCTCGAGGAACTGGGCGGCGTCCTCGGGCTCTCGTTCGAGGGCGACGCCGACGGCACCGCGGACCTCGCGGGCGACGTCGTCGA contains:
- a CDS encoding DUF4013 domain-containing protein; translated protein: MIGDALRYPVGDEIGRAALLRSGVSVVAIAVGLRYAAAFVPSTVALVPALVALTGVVVLLGTTAFVLGSDERRPRPSARAVVRSGLGALALAAALLVPSTVLLARSLTETPEALALKNEAGLFSLVSSTALVFFFLACAYAYPVAVAASASTGRLQAAVEADALLPVLTDPTYFLRWTVGFSLVVLATWFAVTTVRRGDAPGLVAAAATAYLLVAGARAVGTGYARASGDRSASKSR
- a CDS encoding PH domain-containing protein, with the translated sequence MNRLHPFSAAAYAVQYGLLWLWVPVVLVIGLAGVVDPVGMAWSPLVALLGFLLGAGYGVAYYYRFGYAVTPDTFDVASGVFARRSREIPYRRIQNVDVRQGVLQRLLGLAVVTVETAGGGDSEAALNFVSKTDADRLRHQIRRRTARVNDRSDAPSTGSTESKLTAETPPEGVKSGERTEASETDRRAADRRSIPSSDRRREPRRKRLFALESRELLLYSLTTLRPAAVAAIGFVFFLATDTVLEALVALSRPFGGPADLATGDARSYGVLTVVSMIHGIVVTYLVSVAYTFATYYDFRLGRVGDDFVYERGLLQRYSGSIPVGKVQSVTVTDNPIQRAIEYAGLWVETAGYGPDSSGGSQSAVPLARTSRVHRFTESLAGVETPTFEGPPPLARRRYLVRYSLIAAATVAIGFAIARVTPLERWYLAAVVFAAVPPAAHLRYVHLGYYVGEEHLVIRRGFWRRRTTVIPYYRIQTVTTRRSIFQRRLGLASLVVDTASSRTFFWATPAVYDVDLEDARGAHETGRKNLQTALRERARSDDVGLSVDFT
- a CDS encoding PH domain-containing protein produces the protein MESLHPRIRILWIAQTAIVAIVLGAVLGAVDRWIASVPTVGLAVVVGAAVAVGAAYAIRLYQVWQFELQPDALYLERGVVTFVETAVPFVRVQHVDTQFGPVERALGLSSVVVYTAGSRNADVRIPGLRPNRARDLQDTLRELAVESEAEDAV
- a CDS encoding AGE family epimerase/isomerase; translated protein: MDTTVRSAFRDERALRGHVLNVLGFYHPAGVDRVHGGYVAQLDEEDGHVYDGRTKHLVATARYAFTHCVGARIDGPRWCRPAAERGLRFLLTEHWDDEAGGYDWILDGTEPRDRNRYCYGHAFALLACAAGTTVGLEGAREGLERTQDLVRDRFWDPDHGLPVAKASPGWSEVEPYRGQNATMHLCEASIAAYEATGESRFLEQAVDLAELVRTPADPDADHGFVWEHYTADWEPDWAYNRDEPEHTFRPWGYQPGHQLEWAKLLGTLDRHRDEAWFVERATELFDAAVEYGWDDDRGGFYYTVDRDGEPLVANRYGWPVAEAIGAAAVLGSRTEDDSYWEWYDDCWAYAHGALVNPRYGNWRTGVTPEGEPLEPRPEPAVEPGYHPIGNAFEAMRAGRETRD
- a CDS encoding BolA family protein, which translates into the protein MKPDDVEAVIESALEDADATVTHARDEHDDDHLAATVVSPAFEELPLVQQHQRVYDALDDHMTTDIHALELSTYTPEEYEELE
- a CDS encoding DUF7523 family protein, giving the protein MSLASETRTAVDEHPFLVAALRAGVVNYTAAARYLDVDGEVDAVATAIRRYAEELPAFETDARDVRVRMESGITPISADGSHPETALLAVGGTSFRTDGGELTAIVATGAVDTTALAESLQRLSLAEIAPVAAGVSEGAMMLIVERLEGANALRAVEDALERVPAT
- a CDS encoding patatin-like phospholipase family protein is translated as MTDDRTQVAIACQGGGSHTAFTAGVLREFLSQWQRREETFELVGISGSSGGAFNALAVWYGLVTGDESTAIAILDELWDDIAANDALDQLFNGWVTAYARLESVGVGFPQVSPHHSPAAKWSQQQLADLLERHVPIGEIPTLCAAEVPNLVVGAVDVNAGEFVTFVNDDVTIDAVLASAAIPGLFESVEIGGHRHWDGLLSQNPPVGDLLSLPGDRTPDELWIIQINPQTRPETPTSLSEIADRRNELAGNISLNQELRIVERINEWIEGGYFDHPGYTTTAVRRIELTGYHQSTKVDRDPDFLEQLAAEGEERAAAFLDDRASE
- the cysS gene encoding cysteine--tRNA ligase, whose product is MTLHVTNTLTGEKEPFEPQDPENVLLYYCGLTVSDPPHLGHARSWVHVDVMHRWLEHLGYGVRHVENFTDVNEKIVARVGEDDLGEDEADVAAAYIERTLADMRSLNLLRAEVYPRVSEHVPEIVDLIETLIEKGYAYESDGSVYFDVTEFDGYGALSNQDLEEIESQGDPDERSEKRNPADFALWKADGVEPDAIEEHRHEGAAPAEEACGTALTWDSPWGEGRPGWHVECSAMSMTHLGETLDIHVGGRDLVFPHHENEIAQSEAATDRRFAKYWLHCELFQMGDEKMSSSLGNFVTVDDAVDRWGTNVLRTFLTAGAYNNAQLYSDETIAEAEERWDRLERAYEAAVDVVDSPDVSAKVADEDLREAVADAREEFAAAMNDDFNTREAQSALLEIATAINRHLEDADESDYRGLRRALETLEELGGVLGLSFEGDADGTADLAGDVVELVLDVREHERESGNYERADELRDELEALGIEVQDTDDGPTYRLPSGDE